In one window of Streptomyces sp. NBC_01224 DNA:
- a CDS encoding acyltransferase family protein — protein MSSITSAEICTVPASGRSAPPKGHALRLDIQGLRAVAVGLVVLSHAGVSQVSGGYIGVDVFFVISGFLITSLLLRELATTGRVSVRSFYARRALRLLPASSLVITVMLGGAWLFLSKARLAEYAGDALASALYAVNFRLAAAGTDYLAQNSPPSPFQHFWSLAVEEQFYLVWPLLLLLTWRVARGRRRLVAVPLGVLCLGSFAAGVLVTNSSAPWAYFGSLTRAWELGVGALLALGTGRLERLPAALAAPLTWLGLACVTLAAVWYDDETPFPGYHALLPVAGTALVLAGGCAPTPHGAGRLLRRRPLVWLGGLSYGWYLWHWPLLVIAPAALGRADGTADVPLALGLSAAALGLAWLTLRLVENPVRFHRAFRRHPRRALVLGAALSAGASALSLTATAVPPTIEVGDPAPALAQALSDAPAPQARLTELLASSPTALPSNLAPPLPKVKSSRSAVYRDGCHVDHAATGTRPCVYGDRTSSRTVVLFGDSHAAQWFPALQRLATTRGWKLVSLTKASCKVADVTIVSGHKPYTACDTWRSNAMARIKTLRPDLVVVSSSDAGDPARPAADPLHQWTTGFENTFRNLGTSGVRVAALLDTPWPKGDPIDCAARNSLQLRACANHLPDATRNATRGTALRSAASATATTVIDPTPWLCAPRTGICPVVVADTAVYRDDSHVSEAYADALAPVLAPSLDGLVGSPCTHRMIKATVTERSGRC, from the coding sequence ATGTCGAGCATCACGTCCGCCGAGATATGTACCGTCCCGGCGAGCGGCAGATCCGCACCGCCCAAAGGCCACGCCCTGCGGCTCGACATCCAGGGGCTGCGCGCGGTGGCCGTCGGGCTGGTGGTGCTCTCCCACGCCGGCGTGTCCCAGGTCAGCGGCGGTTACATCGGTGTCGACGTCTTCTTCGTGATTTCAGGCTTCCTCATCACGTCGCTGCTGCTGCGCGAACTCGCCACCACCGGCCGGGTGTCGGTCCGTTCCTTCTACGCCCGCCGGGCACTGCGGCTGCTTCCCGCGTCGTCCCTGGTCATCACCGTCATGCTGGGCGGGGCGTGGCTGTTCCTGTCGAAGGCGCGGCTCGCCGAGTACGCGGGCGACGCCCTCGCCAGCGCGCTGTACGCGGTCAACTTCCGGCTGGCGGCGGCCGGTACGGACTATCTCGCCCAGAACAGCCCGCCATCGCCGTTCCAGCACTTCTGGTCGCTCGCCGTGGAGGAGCAGTTCTACCTGGTGTGGCCGCTGCTCCTGCTGCTCACCTGGCGGGTCGCCCGCGGTCGGCGCCGACTGGTCGCGGTGCCGCTCGGGGTACTGTGCCTGGGGTCGTTCGCGGCGGGCGTCCTCGTGACGAACTCCTCGGCTCCCTGGGCATACTTCGGCTCCCTTACCCGGGCCTGGGAACTGGGTGTCGGCGCGCTCCTGGCGCTGGGCACCGGGCGGCTGGAACGGCTGCCCGCCGCCCTCGCGGCCCCGTTGACATGGCTCGGCCTGGCCTGCGTCACGCTGGCAGCGGTCTGGTACGACGACGAGACGCCCTTCCCCGGCTACCACGCCCTCCTGCCGGTCGCCGGTACCGCGCTCGTCCTGGCCGGCGGCTGCGCGCCCACCCCGCACGGCGCGGGGCGGCTGCTGCGGCGGCGACCGCTGGTGTGGCTCGGCGGACTCTCGTACGGCTGGTACCTGTGGCACTGGCCGCTGCTGGTCATAGCCCCGGCGGCGCTGGGCCGCGCAGACGGCACGGCCGACGTGCCGCTCGCGCTCGGGCTGTCCGCGGCGGCGCTGGGCCTGGCGTGGCTGACCCTGCGCCTCGTCGAGAACCCGGTCCGCTTCCACCGGGCCTTCCGCAGGCACCCCCGCCGCGCCCTGGTTCTCGGGGCCGCGCTGTCGGCCGGCGCCTCGGCGCTGTCCCTGACGGCGACGGCGGTCCCGCCGACGATCGAGGTGGGCGACCCCGCGCCCGCGCTGGCGCAGGCTCTCTCCGACGCACCGGCCCCGCAGGCGCGTCTCACCGAACTCCTGGCGTCGTCCCCCACCGCCCTGCCGAGCAACCTGGCCCCGCCCCTGCCGAAGGTGAAGTCCTCCCGCTCCGCGGTCTACCGGGACGGCTGCCATGTCGACCACGCCGCCACCGGCACCCGGCCCTGCGTCTACGGCGACCGGACTTCCTCCCGTACGGTCGTCCTTTTCGGCGACTCCCACGCGGCCCAGTGGTTCCCGGCCCTGCAACGGCTCGCAACCACACGCGGCTGGAAGCTGGTCTCGCTGACGAAGGCCTCCTGCAAGGTCGCCGACGTGACCATCGTCAGCGGCCACAAGCCGTACACCGCCTGCGACACCTGGCGCTCCAACGCCATGGCAAGGATCAAGACCCTGCGCCCCGACCTGGTCGTCGTCTCCTCCTCGGACGCCGGAGACCCGGCCCGCCCCGCAGCCGACCCCCTCCACCAATGGACTACCGGCTTCGAGAACACCTTCCGCAACCTGGGTACCTCCGGCGTCCGGGTCGCCGCCCTGCTCGACACCCCATGGCCCAAGGGCGACCCGATCGACTGCGCCGCCAGGAACTCCCTGCAACTACGCGCCTGCGCGAACCACTTGCCGGACGCGACCCGCAACGCGACCCGCGGTACCGCCCTCCGCAGCGCCGCATCCGCAACGGCCACCACAGTCATCGACCCCACCCCCTGGCTCTGCGCCCCCCGCACCGGCATCTGCCCCGTAGTCGTCGCCGACACCGCCGTCTACCGCGACGACAGCCACGTCTCGGAGGCGTACGCCGATGCGCTTGCCCCGGTTCTGGCGCCATCGCTGGACGGCCTCGTGGGTTCGCCCTGCACACACCGGATGATCAAAGCGACGGTGACTGAGAGATCAGGGCGGTGTTGA
- a CDS encoding SH3 domain-containing protein — protein MNRTIQRSLVAAIAAIAVLPAAVVSADTAAAQQRHTAPHQQMPHRRTTAPQLCAPSHSTTRPVTCTGYVQGRVVTRHMPLMIRSGPGTGYRVIGSLRPASTVHIPCKKYGRNVRGNHRWYKLSHSKGYVSARYVRNVSAVPWC, from the coding sequence ATGAATCGCACGATCCAGCGCAGCCTCGTGGCCGCGATTGCGGCGATCGCGGTGTTGCCCGCTGCAGTCGTTTCCGCCGACACCGCCGCCGCGCAGCAGCGGCACACGGCGCCTCACCAGCAGATGCCCCACCGACGCACGACCGCGCCCCAGCTGTGTGCGCCCAGCCACTCCACGACCCGGCCCGTTACCTGCACCGGCTACGTCCAGGGCCGTGTGGTAACCCGCCACATGCCGCTCATGATCCGCTCCGGCCCGGGCACGGGCTACCGGGTCATCGGCTCGCTGCGTCCCGCCAGCACGGTCCACATCCCCTGCAAGAAGTACGGGCGCAACGTCCGCGGCAACCACCGCTGGTACAAGCTCTCCCACAGCAAGGGCTACGTCTCCGCCCGCTACGTCCGCAACGTGAGCGCCGTCCCCTGGTGCTGA
- a CDS encoding phage baseplate protein: protein MSLSLPSSPGRRAVLGFGAAVALAATFPTGRAEAQPKAQPASLAPAGKPWIQGVRLRHSTVLQSFAFDERHGHMYALQVMGGGVRLPGELRAYTHAERAARGDMCLNRLTMGGALTGDMYLLGFGHGSALGVEDTARRAGALWTEWDAQPASGYGRGICRFTFTAGRVLTRTSSRIATHRPLPGSTNNQVALDPAHNRLLLRYKVGGVPRYGVYGLKQFAAGDFRQVTGFAQPGAELGVPFQGMALYGPYAYQLLGHGYGADNPAGSAGDVRLFRIDVRTGRVVQQVLDHTARGLYPREPEGLAVLRRGGPWLCLGFTQGPPSDRAFSLYYKPIAR from the coding sequence ATGTCCCTTTCCCTTCCATCCAGTCCGGGCCGCAGAGCCGTCCTCGGCTTTGGAGCTGCGGTCGCACTGGCCGCCACATTCCCCACCGGCAGGGCAGAAGCCCAGCCGAAGGCTCAGCCGGCCAGCCTGGCGCCGGCGGGCAAGCCATGGATCCAGGGTGTACGGCTGCGCCACTCCACGGTGCTGCAGTCCTTCGCCTTCGACGAGCGGCACGGCCACATGTACGCGCTCCAGGTCATGGGGGGCGGCGTCCGACTGCCGGGCGAGCTGCGCGCGTACACCCATGCCGAGCGCGCGGCCCGCGGCGACATGTGCCTGAACCGGCTCACCATGGGCGGCGCGCTCACCGGCGATATGTACCTGCTGGGCTTCGGCCACGGCAGCGCCCTCGGCGTGGAGGACACGGCCCGCCGCGCCGGCGCTCTGTGGACGGAGTGGGACGCACAGCCGGCCTCCGGCTACGGCCGTGGCATCTGCCGCTTCACCTTCACCGCGGGTCGGGTGCTGACCCGCACCAGCAGCAGGATTGCCACGCATCGCCCGCTCCCCGGCTCCACGAATAACCAGGTGGCCCTCGACCCGGCGCACAACCGGCTGCTGCTGCGGTACAAGGTGGGCGGCGTACCGCGCTACGGGGTGTACGGGCTCAAACAGTTCGCGGCCGGGGACTTCCGGCAGGTCACCGGCTTCGCTCAGCCCGGCGCCGAACTGGGGGTCCCCTTCCAGGGCATGGCGCTGTACGGCCCGTACGCCTACCAGCTGCTCGGCCACGGATACGGCGCTGACAACCCCGCCGGCTCGGCCGGCGACGTCCGTCTGTTCCGTATCGACGTGCGTACCGGCCGCGTGGTGCAGCAGGTGCTGGACCACACTGCGAGGGGGCTCTACCCGCGCGAGCCGGAGGGCCTTGCTGTGCTGCGCCGGGGCGGGCCCTGGCTGTGCCTTGGCTTCACCCAGGGCCCGCCCTCGGACCGCGCCTTCTCTCTGTACTACAAGCCGATCGCCCGATGA
- a CDS encoding helix-turn-helix domain-containing protein: protein MKEQATARWQHLPDSLGPDGLLLVERLRDLKQQTGLSLAALATRTAHSKSSWHRYLNGVKLPPRTAVEALGRLGGTEMAPLVALWENACRAETRPLSAAPQPPAPQPPAPRLPLAVAARTRRLRTAVVLAVSATLGAVACAVGAPALSGGSPERQAASCRKESCRGQYPGFSRCNRDARTESTITEDAYAVRLRFSPSCATVWSEVETDGRGGTLEVSIRSGADELLASHRDGVTHGKSSPMLPATSPKGAEACVEMADRLACTGAVHLSADLPEAR from the coding sequence ATGAAGGAGCAAGCGACGGCTCGCTGGCAGCATCTGCCCGACTCGCTCGGCCCCGACGGGCTGCTGCTGGTGGAGCGGCTGCGCGACCTCAAACAGCAGACCGGGCTGAGCCTGGCCGCGCTGGCCACACGCACCGCCCACAGCAAGTCCTCATGGCACCGTTATCTCAACGGCGTCAAGCTCCCGCCGCGTACCGCTGTCGAGGCGCTGGGGCGACTCGGGGGCACGGAGATGGCGCCGCTGGTCGCCCTGTGGGAGAACGCCTGCCGGGCCGAGACCAGACCGCTGAGCGCGGCACCCCAGCCCCCTGCGCCCCAGCCCCCTGCGCCGCGGCTGCCCCTCGCGGTGGCTGCCCGGACACGACGGCTGCGGACGGCCGTCGTGCTGGCTGTCTCCGCCACGCTGGGCGCCGTGGCCTGCGCCGTGGGTGCCCCGGCCCTGTCGGGCGGCAGCCCGGAGCGGCAAGCGGCGTCCTGCCGTAAGGAAAGCTGCCGGGGGCAGTATCCGGGCTTCTCCCGCTGCAACCGGGATGCCCGCACTGAGAGCACCATCACTGAGGATGCCTACGCCGTACGGCTCCGGTTCAGCCCGTCCTGCGCCACCGTCTGGTCCGAGGTGGAGACGGACGGGCGCGGTGGCACCCTAGAGGTCTCGATCCGATCCGGAGCGGACGAGCTGCTCGCCTCGCACCGGGACGGAGTGACGCACGGCAAAAGCAGCCCGATGCTGCCCGCGACCAGCCCGAAGGGGGCCGAGGCGTGCGTCGAGATGGCGGACCGACTGGCCTGCACCGGGGCCGTACACCTCTCCGCGGATCTGCCGGAGGCCCGCTGA